The Lachnospiraceae bacterium oral taxon 500 genome window below encodes:
- a CDS encoding sodium:proton antiporter — protein MRKLVMEERFHQSDGGKGRPVVWSRETVLGGILAGVLAGAVSIAYRLVLAAVGKFSREVYTWAQGNSLLMLAVFAGLVVLGLVVGLLVKWVPLSSGSGIPQIQGEITDEIDMRPWPVLGAKFLGGFLANAAGLSLGREGPSIQLGGAVGKLLSRLFKRDQNEENYLVTAGASAGLAAAFNAPISGLLFAVEELHKKISPLLMISVFLASITADYLSKQCFGMKPIFHFSLERALPPESYGWLIVLGIACGLVGALFNFVLLAGQDIYKKLPVPKVMWAVIAFLLSGVVAFTFPYIQGGGHDMLEQLAEHPEPLGFLLLLLFLKIVFTSASYGSAVQGGIFLPVLAIGGVTGAVVLRTLALLGMVSPEYYVNFIVLAMGGVLCGVIRTPILSVLLVTEMTGEASNILGLCLVVAIAYLTAELLKSKPIYESLFERLLAGKAAERGDAVVDADREDDPK, from the coding sequence ATGAGGAAGCTAGTTATGGAAGAGCGTTTTCATCAGTCGGACGGGGGGAAGGGCCGGCCGGTTGTGTGGAGCAGGGAAACGGTTTTGGGCGGTATTTTGGCCGGGGTGCTGGCGGGAGCCGTGTCGATTGCGTATCGTTTGGTGTTGGCGGCGGTCGGTAAGTTCAGCCGGGAGGTTTATACTTGGGCGCAGGGCAACAGCCTTTTGATGCTGGCGGTTTTTGCCGGTTTAGTGGTTTTGGGTTTGGTGGTCGGCTTATTGGTTAAATGGGTGCCGCTGAGCAGCGGCAGCGGGATTCCGCAGATTCAGGGTGAGATTACAGATGAGATTGACATGCGGCCGTGGCCGGTCTTGGGCGCTAAGTTTCTGGGAGGATTTTTAGCGAATGCGGCCGGGCTTTCTTTGGGCCGGGAGGGGCCGTCGATTCAGTTGGGCGGCGCCGTTGGCAAGTTGCTGTCGCGGCTTTTTAAGCGAGATCAAAATGAGGAGAATTATTTGGTGACGGCCGGAGCGTCGGCAGGACTGGCGGCGGCGTTTAATGCGCCGATTTCGGGACTGCTGTTTGCGGTCGAGGAGCTGCATAAGAAGATATCGCCGCTGCTTATGATTTCGGTTTTTCTGGCGAGTATTACGGCGGATTATTTATCAAAGCAATGTTTTGGCATGAAGCCGATTTTTCATTTTTCATTGGAGCGGGCGTTGCCGCCGGAGAGTTATGGCTGGCTGATTGTGCTGGGGATTGCCTGTGGCCTGGTGGGGGCGTTATTTAATTTTGTTTTGCTGGCGGGGCAGGATATTTATAAAAAGCTGCCGGTGCCGAAGGTCATGTGGGCAGTGATAGCGTTTTTACTGTCGGGGGTAGTTGCTTTTACGTTTCCTTATATTCAGGGGGGCGGGCATGATATGCTGGAGCAGCTGGCGGAACATCCGGAGCCGCTTGGCTTTTTGCTGCTGCTTTTGTTTTTAAAGATTGTATTTACTTCGGCCAGTTATGGCAGCGCCGTACAAGGGGGAATTTTTCTGCCGGTGCTGGCGATTGGCGGAGTGACGGGTGCGGTAGTGCTGAGGACTTTGGCTTTGCTGGGAATGGTATCGCCGGAGTATTATGTCAATTTTATTGTTTTGGCGATGGGCGGAGTGCTGTGCGGAGTAATTCGGACGCCGATTTTATCTGTGCTTTTGGTGACGGAGATGACCGGTGAGGCTTCTAATATTTTAGGTCTTTGTCTGGTGGTGGCGATTGCGTATTTGACGGCGGAGCTGTTAAAGAGTAAGCCGATTTATGAGTCTTTATTTGAGAGGCTGTTAGCGGGAAAAGCGGCGGAGCGAGGTGACGCTGTGGTGGATGCGGATAGGGAAGATGACCCCAAATAG
- the addA gene encoding helicase-exonuclease AddAB subunit AddA, whose protein sequence is MAFSYTEQQQSAIEVRNRNVLVSAAAGSGKTAVLVERVIQMILNREISIDELLVVTFTRAAAAEMRERISDALSQALHSLYRPELREQLVLLPSADITTIHAFCLKVIRENYSLLGLEPDFRIADETEIELLAEEAMAELLEAEYQRAEPEFLHLVRSFMTGTSDQPVEDAIRRIDAAAQGMAKPEEWLDLAVAGLAADSPEELEQSFFWPVLWQEIAEKLKWAVREQQFLSELATDQETEAFAEQAAYFGELLARAEALAENRDYDGLSRLLKEYAAPVMPRARKGIEAETLAEMKQRIENLRSVFVDLQPYLQNTWEENREITQRMQRLVKELCRLTLAYEALLRDKKQKKQIIDFNDIEHMALRLLRAEDGGRTEIAERYCGKYKEVIIDEYQDTSEVQDALLELAGGEPERPNRFMVGDIKQSIYKFRQAKPEIFQQKYLSYGGLDTSYAKIDMQTNFRSRQEVLKLVNYIFRSIMTRQAAGIDYDDRAKFIFPQPAELGESYRPQLILIEKESYQSEEESAVREELEAEAAAQEIAELLSSGKMIYDKKRGDWRKIEAEDIAVLMRSPGNALPIYIETFLRWGIPVLAEEGKAYFMTSEIRTLTDFLKTLDNPRDDLALLGVLCSAIFEFEPEDLARVRAAAEAEEFLFDALSRYRQDFSRRGEWPAEIWAERAVLFSEETLAKVDYFLTEFRVLKDEAYLLTLGQLFDRLLERTDYAALLAGMPNGKQRGLNVQAFQEQLALWERQEGGGLIRFLQRLGKIKSLNLSFGQPVMETGKAVRIMSIHKSKGLEFPVVLLTQLGKGFNFRDVSSPVVLREAGGILVSDIDYQSRVVREGFQKPLLKMLLRREILEEEQRLLYVALTRAREYLYLIGTVSSAEKVLQRWQEKNVTAGGYQIDGFAGDFCSREYLLAARSYLDFLMPAALRAEEYGLLALRWLKREEAESERVEAEEAAAEETAGGDLADRPESAAAKSGTKSEASAEKSGMESEVPVAKNGAESGASSEKSGTESDALAERLREAEQMPAAAIPFYPEYPYPEFIKEKITTSASEQKGAFVPEGEAVTFSGGSQGAQRGTAYHKVLALLPFALEAERLPEFLRELAAKGLLADMERDFIEVKVLENVLRSDLWQRMRTAAERGRLKREQPFILGQPLISGDVTEQRMLQGVIDVFFEENGELVLVDYKTDRLGGDDGEFKRVLRERYAGQMEVYKRALESSTGLPVREVWLYGISRDMTVLM, encoded by the coding sequence ATGGCTTTTTCATATACAGAGCAGCAGCAGAGCGCGATTGAGGTCAGAAACCGGAATGTTTTGGTATCGGCGGCGGCTGGTTCCGGAAAAACGGCGGTTTTGGTCGAGCGGGTAATTCAGATGATTTTAAATCGGGAAATCAGTATTGATGAGCTGTTGGTTGTTACCTTTACCCGGGCGGCGGCGGCAGAGATGCGGGAGAGAATCAGTGATGCGCTCAGTCAGGCACTGCACAGCCTGTATCGGCCGGAACTGCGGGAGCAGCTGGTGCTGCTGCCGTCGGCGGATATCACCACGATTCATGCTTTTTGCTTAAAAGTAATTCGGGAAAATTATTCGCTGTTGGGCTTGGAGCCGGATTTTCGGATTGCCGATGAAACCGAAATTGAACTTTTGGCGGAAGAAGCAATGGCTGAATTGTTGGAAGCGGAATACCAAAGGGCGGAGCCGGAATTTTTGCATTTGGTGCGCAGTTTTATGACCGGTACCAGCGATCAGCCGGTGGAGGATGCGATTCGCCGAATTGACGCGGCGGCGCAGGGGATGGCAAAGCCTGAGGAATGGCTGGATTTGGCAGTGGCAGGACTTGCGGCCGATTCACCGGAGGAGCTGGAGCAAAGTTTTTTTTGGCCGGTGCTGTGGCAGGAGATTGCGGAGAAGCTGAAATGGGCGGTGCGGGAACAGCAGTTTTTGTCGGAATTGGCGACAGACCAGGAAACGGAAGCATTTGCCGAACAGGCGGCTTATTTCGGTGAATTGCTGGCGCGGGCGGAAGCTTTGGCCGAAAATCGTGATTACGATGGCTTGAGCCGGCTGCTGAAAGAGTATGCCGCCCCGGTCATGCCCAGAGCCAGAAAAGGAATTGAGGCCGAGACGCTGGCGGAGATGAAGCAGCGGATTGAAAACTTGCGGTCGGTCTTTGTTGATTTGCAGCCCTATCTGCAAAATACCTGGGAGGAGAACCGGGAAATTACGCAGAGAATGCAGCGTCTGGTTAAGGAGTTGTGCCGGCTGACGCTGGCTTATGAAGCGCTGCTCAGAGACAAGAAGCAAAAGAAACAGATCATTGATTTTAATGATATTGAGCACATGGCGCTGCGGCTTTTGCGGGCGGAGGACGGAGGCCGGACGGAGATTGCAGAGCGTTACTGCGGGAAGTACAAAGAAGTCATCATTGATGAATATCAGGATACGAGTGAGGTGCAGGACGCGCTGTTGGAGCTGGCAGGGGGCGAGCCGGAGCGGCCGAACCGTTTTATGGTAGGCGATATTAAGCAGAGTATTTATAAGTTTCGGCAGGCGAAGCCGGAAATTTTTCAGCAGAAATATTTAAGCTACGGTGGTTTGGATACGTCTTACGCCAAGATTGATATGCAGACTAATTTTCGTTCCCGGCAGGAAGTCCTGAAATTGGTAAATTATATTTTCCGTAGTATTATGACGCGGCAGGCGGCGGGGATTGATTATGACGATCGGGCCAAGTTTATTTTTCCGCAGCCGGCGGAATTAGGAGAAAGTTACCGGCCGCAGTTGATTTTAATTGAAAAGGAAAGCTATCAAAGCGAAGAAGAAAGTGCCGTCCGGGAGGAGCTGGAAGCCGAAGCGGCGGCGCAGGAGATTGCGGAGCTGCTTTCTTCGGGCAAGATGATTTATGATAAAAAGCGGGGCGACTGGCGGAAAATTGAGGCTGAGGATATTGCGGTTTTAATGCGCTCGCCCGGCAATGCTTTGCCGATTTATATTGAAACTTTTTTGCGCTGGGGGATTCCGGTTTTGGCGGAAGAGGGCAAGGCTTATTTTATGACCAGTGAAATCAGGACTTTGACGGATTTTTTAAAGACGCTGGATAATCCCAGAGATGATTTGGCTTTGCTGGGTGTGCTTTGTTCGGCTATTTTTGAGTTTGAGCCGGAAGATTTGGCGCGGGTTCGGGCAGCGGCGGAAGCGGAGGAGTTTTTATTTGATGCACTCAGCCGCTACCGGCAGGATTTTTCGCGGCGCGGAGAATGGCCGGCGGAGATCTGGGCAGAGCGGGCAGTCCTTTTTTCGGAAGAAACTTTGGCTAAGGTTGATTATTTTTTAACGGAGTTTCGGGTATTAAAGGATGAAGCGTATCTGCTGACCCTTGGCCAGTTGTTTGACCGGCTGCTGGAAAGGACGGACTATGCGGCGCTGCTGGCCGGTATGCCGAATGGCAAGCAAAGAGGCTTAAATGTGCAGGCTTTTCAGGAACAGCTTGCTTTGTGGGAAAGGCAAGAGGGAGGCGGCCTGATTCGTTTTTTGCAGCGTCTTGGTAAGATTAAGAGTTTGAACTTGAGTTTCGGCCAGCCGGTAATGGAGACCGGCAAAGCGGTGCGGATTATGAGTATTCATAAGAGCAAGGGCTTGGAATTTCCTGTGGTTTTGCTGACGCAGCTGGGGAAGGGATTTAATTTCCGGGATGTGTCGTCACCGGTGGTTTTGCGGGAAGCCGGCGGGATTTTGGTGTCGGATATTGATTATCAAAGTCGGGTGGTCAGGGAGGGCTTTCAAAAGCCGTTGTTAAAGATGCTGCTGCGCCGCGAGATTTTAGAGGAAGAGCAGAGGCTGTTGTATGTGGCTTTAACCAGAGCCAGAGAGTATTTATATTTAATCGGGACGGTTTCTTCGGCGGAGAAGGTTTTGCAGAGGTGGCAGGAGAAGAATGTCACGGCCGGCGGGTATCAAATTGATGGTTTTGCCGGTGATTTTTGCAGCCGCGAGTATTTGCTGGCGGCGCGCAGTTATTTGGATTTTTTGATGCCGGCGGCGCTGCGGGCGGAGGAATATGGCTTGCTGGCTTTGCGCTGGCTGAAGCGAGAGGAAGCGGAAAGCGAGCGGGTCGAGGCAGAGGAAGCTGCGGCAGAGGAAACGGCGGGCGGAGATTTGGCTGACCGTCCGGAGAGTGCAGCGGCGAAAAGCGGGACAAAGAGCGAAGCTTCAGCTGAAAAAAGCGGGATGGAGAGTGAAGTTCCGGTGGCGAAGAATGGAGCGGAGAGCGGAGCTTCATCTGAAAAAAGCGGGACGGAGAGTGACGCTTTGGCAGAGCGGCTGCGGGAGGCGGAGCAAATGCCGGCGGCGGCGATTCCGTTTTATCCGGAGTATCCTTATCCGGAGTTTATAAAGGAGAAGATTACGACTTCGGCTTCGGAGCAAAAGGGGGCTTTTGTGCCGGAGGGGGAAGCGGTTACTTTCTCTGGCGGCAGTCAGGGGGCGCAGCGGGGAACGGCGTATCATAAGGTGTTGGCGCTGCTGCCATTTGCCTTGGAGGCGGAGCGGCTGCCGGAGTTTTTGCGGGAGCTGGCGGCGAAGGGTTTGCTGGCGGATATGGAGCGGGATTTTATTGAGGTTAAAGTGTTGGAGAATGTGCTGCGGAGTGATTTATGGCAGCGGATGCGGACGGCGGCGGAGAGAGGGCGTTTAAAGAGGGAGCAGCCGTTTATTTTGGGACAGCCGCTGATTTCGGGGGATGTCACCGAGCAGAGGATGTTACAGGGTGTGATTGATGTTTTTTTTGAGGAGAATGGAGAGTTGGTGCTCGTTGATTATAAAACGGATCGGCTCGGCGGCGATGACGGGGAGTTTAAGCGGGTTTTGCGGGAGCGTTATGCCGGGCAGATGGAGGTTTACAAGCGGGCGCTGGAGAGCAGTACGGGTCTACCGGTTAGGGAGGTTTGGCTGTATGGGATTAGCAGGGATATGACGGTGTTGATGTAG
- a CDS encoding methyl-accepting chemotaxis protein, with protein sequence MKLRSRILVTTLVPLVVILTVLSVSSYLFASSMLREEHGEKIEQMSARYGAEIGNLIEDKKGMLMATAEVFSRLELSDKELEKMFAEMKDSNSEIMNFFIGLETGRYVDALGWVPPAGYNIVEKDWYRLSIGHADPVVSQPYVSTINGNAIITISKEMRKNGKRFGMVGADISLEQLQNMVRAIKIEKTGSACVLDASGKYVAHAVYTVEDDIHNVENGKYSKVASKLLSNTPLTFEAEIDGQAIMYATSPIEGTEWHLVMRVPKSEFFSGTNQLGLTLLLLSIGALLLMGGISLWNAVSVSKPIQALSTCVEGMAGYDLTLTDQSPSMIYSKQKDEIGAISRSLVSVKNTLKEVLTKVSDVANQVSASSQQLTATSEQSAHASEEVARSVDEIAQGAQSQAEDMQEGTEAMSVMKTALEKNKEVVEALNETTKNALAAQKKGVQSVRELVAETEKSKMASERIMEAITTTNESANQISSASNMIKSIADQTNLLALNAAIEAARAGEAGRGFAVVAEEIRKLAEQSTEFTEEIGKIVENLTTKTSETVEIMNSVGEIVANQSGKVSETDTQFDAISAALEQTQQAVGRLNESGEELSRTENSLLNIIENLSALSEENAASAQQSTSFVEEQAASAHEIAASSGHLAEMAQELTEMISVFKM encoded by the coding sequence ATGAAACTAAGAAGCAGGATATTGGTGACAACACTGGTACCGCTGGTGGTGATTTTAACCGTCTTGTCGGTCAGCTCCTATTTATTTGCTTCCAGCATGCTGCGCGAGGAGCACGGCGAAAAGATTGAGCAGATGTCCGCCCGCTATGGGGCTGAGATCGGCAATCTGATCGAGGACAAAAAAGGAATGCTGATGGCGACTGCCGAGGTTTTCAGCCGGCTGGAGTTAAGCGATAAAGAACTGGAAAAAATGTTCGCAGAAATGAAGGACAGTAATTCCGAAATCATGAACTTTTTTATCGGACTGGAAACCGGGCGCTATGTCGATGCGCTGGGCTGGGTGCCGCCGGCCGGTTATAATATAGTGGAAAAGGACTGGTATCGTCTGTCAATCGGCCATGCCGATCCGGTAGTTTCACAGCCCTATGTCAGTACGATTAATGGCAATGCCATCATTACGATTTCTAAGGAAATGAGGAAAAACGGGAAGCGGTTCGGCATGGTCGGAGCTGACATTTCGCTGGAGCAGCTGCAGAACATGGTGCGGGCGATTAAGATTGAGAAAACAGGCAGTGCCTGTGTTTTGGATGCAAGTGGAAAATATGTAGCGCATGCCGTTTATACGGTCGAAGATGATATTCACAATGTTGAAAACGGGAAATACAGTAAAGTCGCGTCCAAACTTCTGAGTAATACACCGCTCACCTTTGAAGCCGAGATTGACGGTCAGGCGATTATGTATGCCACCTCTCCGATTGAGGGGACGGAGTGGCATTTGGTTATGCGGGTGCCTAAGTCTGAGTTTTTCAGCGGAACCAATCAGTTGGGTTTGACTTTGCTTTTACTTAGTATCGGCGCGCTGTTGCTGATGGGCGGAATCTCTTTGTGGAATGCAGTTTCTGTATCGAAGCCGATTCAGGCGCTGAGTACCTGTGTGGAAGGGATGGCCGGATACGATTTGACTCTGACGGATCAGTCGCCGTCGATGATTTACTCCAAACAGAAGGATGAAATCGGAGCAATTTCCCGGTCGCTGGTCAGTGTTAAAAATACTTTAAAAGAGGTTCTGACAAAAGTCAGTGATGTAGCCAATCAGGTATCGGCTTCCTCGCAGCAGTTGACGGCTACCAGTGAACAGTCGGCACATGCCTCCGAGGAAGTGGCAAGGTCTGTTGATGAGATTGCTCAGGGAGCACAGAGTCAGGCTGAGGATATGCAGGAAGGCACCGAGGCGATGTCGGTGATGAAGACCGCCTTAGAGAAAAATAAGGAAGTGGTTGAAGCCCTGAACGAAACAACGAAGAATGCCCTGGCTGCACAGAAAAAAGGTGTTCAATCCGTTCGCGAACTGGTGGCGGAAACCGAGAAATCCAAAATGGCATCGGAGCGGATTATGGAAGCGATCACAACCACCAATGAGAGCGCCAATCAAATTTCCAGTGCCAGCAATATGATTAAATCCATTGCCGATCAGACCAATCTGTTGGCACTGAATGCGGCGATTGAAGCAGCCAGAGCCGGAGAAGCCGGCCGCGGATTTGCTGTTGTAGCCGAAGAAATCCGGAAGCTGGCCGAGCAGTCAACCGAGTTTACCGAAGAGATTGGCAAGATTGTGGAAAATTTAACGACCAAAACTTCGGAAACGGTGGAAATCATGAATTCGGTCGGTGAAATTGTGGCCAATCAATCGGGTAAGGTATCAGAAACCGATACTCAGTTTGATGCTATTTCGGCGGCGTTGGAACAAACTCAGCAGGCGGTCGGCCGTCTGAATGAATCCGGCGAGGAATTGAGCCGGACGGAAAACAGTTTGCTGAATATTATTGAAAACTTATCGGCGCTGTCGGAAGAAAATGCGGCTTCTGCTCAGCAGTCGACCTCCTTTGTTGAGGAGCAGGCGGCCTCCGCTCATGAAATAGCTGCTTCCAGCGGACATTTGGCAGAAATGGCGCAGGAGTTGACAGAAATGATTTCTGTGTTTAAAATGTAA
- a CDS encoding tRNA pseudouridine(38-40) synthase TruA, producing the protein MQTILLTIAYDGTAYAGWQTQANALAVQECMMRAGASFLPAGFTITTASRTDAGVHAVGQRALLRTESGHSPQKVLNAFNSYLPADIRVWRAEPVPADFHPRYHAKSKLYVYKIWNGNVELPAYCRDHVLIRPRCDYDKMRYIAARFVGRHDFNAFSSQKKTVADTVRQIYRCQVTEKADPYIGRECGQAYEIYLEGDGFLYNMVRIIAGCIVFWGSSQISRQEIDARIRLAYQTGDRGLASKTLAAKGLTLLEINY; encoded by the coding sequence ATGCAAACAATTTTATTAACCATCGCCTATGACGGAACGGCTTATGCCGGCTGGCAGACTCAGGCAAATGCGCTGGCGGTTCAGGAATGTATGATGAGAGCCGGGGCCTCTTTTTTGCCGGCTGGTTTTACGATTACGACCGCTTCGCGCACCGACGCCGGCGTACACGCGGTCGGTCAAAGAGCGCTGCTCCGAACCGAATCCGGCCACAGCCCGCAAAAAGTTTTAAATGCCTTTAATTCTTATTTACCGGCGGACATCCGGGTATGGAGAGCGGAGCCCGTGCCGGCCGATTTTCATCCTCGTTATCATGCCAAAAGCAAGCTTTATGTCTATAAAATCTGGAACGGAAACGTGGAATTGCCGGCTTACTGTCGGGATCATGTTTTGATTCGGCCGCGCTGCGACTATGATAAAATGCGCTATATTGCCGCCCGGTTTGTCGGCCGCCATGATTTTAACGCTTTTTCCTCGCAAAAAAAGACAGTAGCGGATACCGTTCGTCAAATTTACCGCTGCCAGGTGACGGAAAAAGCAGATCCGTATATCGGCAGGGAGTGCGGGCAGGCGTATGAGATTTATTTGGAAGGCGACGGCTTTCTTTACAATATGGTCCGGATCATTGCCGGCTGTATTGTCTTTTGGGGGAGCAGCCAGATCAGCCGGCAGGAGATCGATGCCCGAATCAGGCTGGCTTATCAAACCGGCGACCGGGGGCTGGCGTCCAAGACCTTAGCGGCGAAGGGACTGACGCTTCTGGAGATCAATTATTAA
- a CDS encoding cold-shock protein produces the protein MKQGTVKWFDAKKGFGFISVDGGDDVFVHFTAIGGDGFKSLEEGDQVEFNIVEGSKGPQAADVVKL, from the coding sequence ATGAAACAGGGCACAGTGAAGTGGTTTGACGCAAAAAAAGGTTTTGGATTTATTTCAGTTGATGGGGGAGACGATGTATTCGTACATTTCACCGCTATCGGCGGCGACGGCTTTAAGTCTTTGGAAGAAGGCGACCAGGTAGAATTTAATATCGTGGAAGGTTCCAAGGGTCCGCAAGCGGCTGATGTTGTTAAATTATAG
- a CDS encoding ABC transporter ATP-binding protein has protein sequence MIIEANNVVKRYKEVTALDHFGFSAQKGDIIGLLGPNGSGKTTFIHCALALLTYDKGEIKLFDRRMEPNAYDLKRRIGVVPQEVSVFDTLNVWENIDYFCGLYIDDSKLRKERVEEALEFTELTKYRKFLPKKLSGGLKRRLNIACGIAHKPELIFLDEPTVAVDAQSRNFILEGIRNLNKAGATIIYTTHYLEEAESLCKKIIIMDKGKNIAEGSPEELKERICGGEKIEISFKNEAPGLAEELKKLPGIVRVDDYADGYLLQFLSRSGNLNSLLSFIEERGLIYNSLYIRRSTLNEVFLELTGKELRE, from the coding sequence ATGATTATAGAAGCAAATAATGTGGTCAAAAGGTATAAGGAAGTTACGGCGTTGGATCATTTTGGGTTCAGCGCTCAAAAGGGGGATATTATCGGTCTTTTGGGGCCGAACGGTTCTGGGAAAACTACGTTTATTCACTGTGCACTGGCACTTTTGACTTATGATAAAGGAGAAATTAAGCTGTTTGACCGCCGGATGGAGCCAAATGCCTATGACCTGAAAAGGCGGATCGGGGTGGTGCCGCAGGAAGTGTCGGTTTTTGATACGCTGAATGTTTGGGAAAATATTGATTATTTTTGCGGGCTTTACATTGACGACAGTAAATTGCGGAAAGAGCGGGTGGAAGAAGCGCTTGAGTTTACGGAACTGACCAAATACCGTAAGTTTTTGCCGAAAAAGTTAAGCGGTGGTTTGAAGAGGCGCTTAAATATTGCCTGTGGAATTGCTCATAAGCCGGAATTGATTTTTTTGGATGAGCCGACTGTAGCGGTTGATGCTCAAAGCCGCAATTTTATTCTGGAGGGCATCCGCAATTTGAATAAGGCCGGAGCGACGATTATTTATACCACTCATTATTTAGAGGAAGCGGAAAGTCTGTGCAAAAAAATTATTATCATGGATAAGGGCAAAAATATTGCCGAAGGCAGTCCCGAGGAATTGAAGGAAAGAATCTGCGGCGGCGAAAAAATTGAAATTTCCTTTAAAAACGAAGCGCCGGGGCTGGCCGAAGAACTGAAAAAATTGCCGGGCATTGTCCGGGTCGATGATTATGCCGACGGCTATCTGCTTCAGTTTTTGTCCCGGAGCGGGAATCTGAACAGCCTGCTTAGCTTTATCGAAGAGCGGGGCCTAATTTATAACAGTCTTTATATCCGGCGCTCGACCCTGAACGAGGTATTTTTGGAGCTGACTGGCAAGGAATTGAGGGAATAA